The Candidatus Defluviibacterium haderslevense DNA window TGAATTCATAAAATTTATAAATGGAAGTACAACATCTTTATCAAGAAGCCATAAAATTTGCTACATCAAAACACTTAGAGATGGACCAGAAAATTCCAGGAACAGAGCTTCCTTATGTTGTGCATTTAAGTAATGTGGCAATGGAAATAATAATTGCAGCTTCCCATACAGACCATTTTAATTTAGGTTTTGCTGTCCAAGTTGCATTACTTCACGACACAATTGAAGATACTTCAACTAAATTTGAAGAATTAGAAAATAAGTTCGGTGTTGATATTGCTAAAGCCGTTTCTGCTTTGACAAAGAATAGTGATTTGCCAAAAGACAAACAGATGCAAGACAGCTTAACAAGAATTAAAGAATTGCAACCAGAGGTATGGGCCGTAAAACTTGCAGACCGAATAACAAACCTACAACCACCTCCACTACATTGGGACAACCAGAAAAAAATCAACTATCATTATGAAGCGCGGGTTATACTAAAGGAACTTAATAATGGCAATAAATTTTTGGCAAAGCGATTAGAAGGAAAGATTCTAGAATATGATGAATACATTAATATTTAAATATCTAGTAACTTATGATCAAGTGATACCAACGTTCGATTACTAATGAAACTGCTTGAAATAAACATTATTTTATTACAATAATGGAATTTTCAAAATAAATTAAATGATAACTTTCTTAATAAAATCTTTAATATTTATTGCAATTAAAATTTCCTTTAGTAAAGCCAAAGATGCGGAACCAAAATCAATATGGGCTATAAGTTTATTTTCCTCATTTTCAAAACTAAAATTATGGACCACTCCAATTCTGTAATCATTGGCTATACTCTTTTTATTATAATCTTTTAATTTATCCTCAATCAATTGTTCACAAATCTTCACATTAGAACTTGAAAAATCAATTAATTCAATGGAAATAGAAATGTCTTCTGATACCAATCCAAAAAATTCAAATTCATATTTAAGCTTTGGCAACTTAAAAGGTAGTTTTCTGGGTTGAGAATAATATATATCAAAAAATTCTTTCAGAGGGAAATCCTTTATCCAAAACTTCACATCATTACAATCAAAGTCTTTGGATAAGAAATCTAACTTTCTTCCATCTTTGTGTTTAAAGCATAATATTAAATATCCAGTATATGTCACATAAGTTAATACCTTTAATTTCATCCAGTTAATACCATCCAATTCAGAATAGTATATTTCTGGAAAGTCAAAATCAAAATTAATTGCAAGTAAAGTAAAAGGTGGTTTATTTATATTTATGCCTGTAATTTCTTCAACTAGAATAGGTAGATTATGACCAATGCAATAGGCCATAATTTTTACATTTTCAGGTTCAGTTTTACAAAAAATTGCAAACCAATCAATATATACGCTTTGATATAAATTGACTTGATTTTCCATTAATATAAATTATCAGAAGTTTCTACAAAGTACCTTATATTCATTGTTAAAACACCAACTGTCATTCCAGCAGTAACAAGATATGCAGCAACAGTGGGTGCAAGACAAATAAGAGTAACTACAACGATACCTACTGCAACACCTGCAGCAATAAAACACGAATTATTTTTGATTTCTTCAATATATTCATTGAGAGTAATTGCTAATTCATGATCCTCAAAAGCCAAATATTTTACTATGGCTGGTTTTAATTCTTTTTCAGATAGGTTAGCATGTTTTTCATACCATTTTAACATTCTTCTTAATGCATCTGATGGAACAGTTATAGCTGGATAATCGCATGGGGGAGATTGTCTTGGTTTTTTTTCATATGTTACCAGTCCTGGATCTATATTTTTTATTTTAAATTCATCTTTTGGAAACATTGGATTGTAGACTATTGTAATTGGAAATCCAGTGCCTTGTTTCCACTTTTTGGGTTGACAATAAATATTCGCTTGAGTAACATAATTTTTTACTTGTTCTTT harbors:
- a CDS encoding bifunctional (p)ppGpp synthetase/guanosine-3',5'-bis(diphosphate) 3'-pyrophosphohydrolase, giving the protein MEVQHLYQEAIKFATSKHLEMDQKIPGTELPYVVHLSNVAMEIIIAASHTDHFNLGFAVQVALLHDTIEDTSTKFEELENKFGVDIAKAVSALTKNSDLPKDKQMQDSLTRIKELQPEVWAVKLADRITNLQPPPLHWDNQKKINYHYEARVILKELNNGNKFLAKRLEGKILEYDEYINI